A genome region from Methanofollis sp. UBA420 includes the following:
- a CDS encoding V-type ATP synthase subunit F, with protein MEIAVIGSNEFVIGFRLAGIQKTIAAESDDALKNAIHNVLSDGSVGILVLSGSDMNRLPLRLRSQLEESVRPTVIAVGEEEGGLSMRERIKRSVGVDLWK; from the coding sequence ATGGAGATTGCAGTTATCGGAAGCAATGAGTTCGTCATCGGGTTCAGGCTTGCGGGCATTCAGAAGACAATCGCCGCGGAAAGCGACGATGCCCTGAAAAACGCCATCCACAACGTCCTTTCGGACGGGTCGGTGGGCATCCTGGTGCTGAGTGGCAGCGATATGAACAGGCTCCCCCTGCGCCTCCGGAGCCAGCTTGAGGAGTCCGTGAGGCCGACAGTGATAGCGGTCGGTGAGGAAGAGGGAGGCCTCTCCATGCGGGAGAGAATAAAGAGATCGGTCGGTGTTGATCTGTGGAAGTAA